The Nocardioides sp. S5 genome includes a window with the following:
- a CDS encoding type 1 glutamine amidotransferase domain-containing protein, whose product MSKRIAFLTASEGVEEVELTKPWQAAVDAGHTAELLSLDEDEVQLFQHLDKSSTQRVDRRVADVAVADYDALVLPGGVANPDALRMDEEAVAFIRDFVDSGKPVAAICHAAWTLVEADRVQGKRVASWPSLQTDIRNGGGEWVDEEVVVDGNLITSRNPDDIPAFSKALLDALDG is encoded by the coding sequence ATGTCCAAGCGAATCGCATTCCTGACCGCATCCGAGGGCGTCGAGGAGGTCGAGCTCACGAAGCCGTGGCAGGCCGCCGTCGACGCCGGCCACACCGCCGAGCTCCTCTCGCTCGACGAGGACGAGGTCCAGCTCTTCCAGCACCTCGACAAGTCGAGCACCCAGCGCGTCGACCGGCGCGTGGCCGACGTGGCCGTCGCCGACTACGACGCGCTCGTCCTGCCCGGCGGCGTCGCCAACCCCGACGCCCTGCGCATGGACGAGGAGGCCGTGGCCTTCATCCGTGACTTCGTCGACTCGGGCAAGCCGGTCGCGGCGATCTGCCACGCGGCCTGGACCCTCGTCGAGGCCGACCGCGTGCAGGGCAAGCGGGTCGCGAGCTGGCCGAGCCTGCAGACCGACATCCGCAACGGTGGCGGCGAGTGGGTGGACGAGGAGGTCGTCGTCGACGGCAACCTCATCACCAGCCGCAACCCCGACGACATCCCGGCCTTTTCGAAGGCCCTGCTGGACGCGCTCGACGGCTGA
- a CDS encoding glycosyl hydrolase family 28-related protein, with translation MSHPLPHPRRPRRTPLRAALTALALTVVGLTAPTIAPSTAAPAPAPAASDDTEPDLGKRVLVFDPSMPVAQIRKRADAIWQQQVDAEMSGQRWSLLFKPGTYGTATEPLQIKVGYYTEVAGLGASPSDVVINGKVEVYNRCLTDGPFQPYCVALNNFWRSLSNLTIDVNGRGQDGCRATANFWGTSQASSLRRVDVRGGTLSLMDYCGQGPQYASGGYLADSRAGTVVNGSQQQWLTRNSEVGEWSNAVWNQVFAGTIGAPSEAGFPTPPYTTLDRTPLSREKPFLHIGDDGAWQVRVPDARTDSRGISWADGATAGRNLPLSSFHIANPNQPAHVLARALERGRNLLLTPGVYAIDRSLVVDHDDAVVLGMGQATLKAVGGSTPVVVRPGVEGVVLAGITVDAGSQLSDSLVHIQGDGSSTDTASATPSTTLNDVYIRVGGPYVGKADVSLRVDADDVLIDHAWVWRADHGIEGFTAGESGDTDRWNTNIGRVGVVVDGDRVSATGLFVEHYQEHNTIWNGEDGHVVLYQNELPYDPPTQADWTRPDGTLGWAGFKVGDDVQRHQLFGGGVYAFNRNNEDIITESGFEVPERAGVRLHHLLTVNLSGPGIVRHVVNDTGTQVDSTNTSSPSYVVDFPAP, from the coding sequence ATGTCCCATCCGCTTCCGCACCCCCGCCGACCTCGTCGTACGCCGCTGCGCGCGGCCCTGACGGCCCTCGCCCTGACCGTGGTCGGGCTGACGGCCCCGACCATCGCCCCGAGCACGGCCGCGCCGGCACCCGCGCCGGCCGCTTCCGACGACACCGAGCCTGACCTCGGCAAGCGCGTCCTGGTCTTCGACCCGTCGATGCCGGTCGCGCAGATCCGCAAGCGGGCCGACGCGATCTGGCAGCAGCAGGTCGACGCCGAGATGTCCGGCCAGCGCTGGAGCTTGCTGTTCAAGCCCGGCACCTATGGCACCGCGACCGAGCCGCTGCAGATCAAGGTCGGCTACTACACCGAGGTCGCCGGTCTCGGCGCGAGCCCGTCCGACGTGGTCATCAACGGCAAGGTCGAGGTCTACAACCGCTGTCTCACCGACGGCCCGTTCCAGCCCTACTGCGTGGCGCTCAACAACTTCTGGCGCTCGCTGTCCAACCTGACGATCGACGTCAACGGCAGGGGCCAGGACGGCTGCCGCGCGACGGCGAACTTCTGGGGGACCTCGCAGGCCTCCTCCCTGCGCCGCGTCGACGTCCGCGGCGGCACCCTGTCGCTGATGGACTACTGCGGCCAGGGCCCGCAGTACGCCAGCGGCGGCTACCTCGCGGACTCCCGAGCGGGCACCGTCGTCAACGGCTCCCAGCAGCAGTGGCTCACCCGCAACAGCGAGGTCGGCGAGTGGTCGAACGCCGTCTGGAATCAGGTCTTCGCCGGCACGATCGGCGCCCCGTCCGAAGCCGGGTTCCCGACTCCGCCCTACACCACGCTCGACCGCACCCCGCTCAGCCGTGAGAAGCCCTTCCTCCACATCGGTGACGACGGCGCCTGGCAGGTGCGAGTGCCGGACGCACGCACCGACTCCCGCGGCATCTCGTGGGCCGACGGCGCGACCGCGGGCCGCAACCTCCCGCTGTCCTCCTTCCACATCGCCAACCCCAACCAGCCGGCGCACGTCCTGGCGCGCGCCCTCGAGCGCGGCCGCAACCTGCTGCTCACCCCAGGGGTCTACGCAATCGACCGCAGCCTGGTCGTCGACCACGACGACGCGGTGGTCCTCGGCATGGGCCAGGCGACCCTGAAGGCGGTCGGTGGCTCCACCCCGGTCGTCGTACGCCCGGGAGTGGAGGGCGTCGTGCTCGCGGGCATCACCGTCGACGCGGGCTCCCAGCTCTCCGACAGCCTCGTCCACATCCAGGGCGACGGCTCGTCGACCGACACCGCGAGCGCCACTCCCAGCACCACGCTCAACGACGTCTACATCCGGGTCGGCGGCCCTTACGTCGGCAAGGCCGACGTGTCGCTGCGCGTCGACGCCGACGACGTGCTCATCGACCACGCGTGGGTGTGGCGCGCCGACCACGGCATCGAGGGCTTCACGGCCGGCGAGAGCGGTGACACCGACCGCTGGAACACCAACATCGGTCGCGTCGGGGTCGTCGTGGACGGTGACCGCGTGAGCGCCACCGGGCTCTTCGTCGAGCACTACCAGGAGCACAACACCATCTGGAACGGCGAGGACGGCCACGTCGTGCTCTACCAGAACGAGCTCCCCTACGACCCGCCCACGCAGGCCGACTGGACCCGACCCGACGGCACGCTCGGCTGGGCGGGCTTCAAGGTCGGCGACGACGTGCAGCGCCACCAGCTGTTCGGCGGCGGGGTCTACGCCTTCAACCGCAACAACGAGGACATCATCACCGAGAGCGGGTTCGAGGTGCCCGAGCGGGCCGGGGTGCGACTGCACCACCTCCTCACGGTCAACCTGAGCGGGCCGGGCATCGTCAGGCACGTCGTCAACGACACCGGGACGCAGGTGGACAGCACCAACACGAGCTCGCCGAGCTACGTCGTGGACTTCCCCGCTCCCTGA
- a CDS encoding GDP-mannose 4,6-dehydratase, with product MTARALITGIGGQDGTYLAERLVGEGMEVHALVLSADGPPAHCPDDVVLHTGDLGDLVATRELVRDVAPTEVYNLAAISSVAQSWDEPDLTAHVNGQAAVALMESARLVGDVRLVQASSAEIFGEPAESPQTESTPVAPLNPYGAAKAFAHLSARVFRQRGLHVSSAILYNHESPRRHERFVTRKITSTVAAIARGDADELVLGNLDARRDWGWAPDYVDAMVRAARADEPSDYVVATGRAHSVREFVAAAFAAAGVAEWEHLVRQDQAFFRPADPTELVGDASKAREVLGWAPTVGFEEIVARMVAADLT from the coding sequence GTGACCGCTCGGGCGCTCATCACCGGCATCGGCGGCCAGGACGGCACCTACCTCGCGGAGCGCCTCGTCGGCGAGGGCATGGAGGTGCACGCCCTCGTGCTGTCCGCCGACGGCCCCCCGGCGCACTGCCCGGACGACGTCGTCCTCCACACCGGTGACCTCGGCGACCTGGTGGCGACCCGCGAGCTGGTGCGCGACGTCGCGCCGACCGAGGTCTACAACCTCGCCGCGATCAGCTCGGTCGCGCAGTCGTGGGACGAGCCGGACCTCACCGCCCACGTCAACGGCCAGGCGGCCGTCGCGCTGATGGAGTCGGCGCGGCTCGTGGGCGACGTACGCCTCGTGCAGGCCTCCAGCGCCGAGATCTTCGGCGAGCCGGCCGAGTCGCCGCAGACCGAGTCGACGCCGGTCGCGCCGCTCAACCCGTACGGCGCCGCGAAGGCCTTCGCGCACCTCTCCGCCCGCGTCTTCCGCCAGCGCGGCCTCCACGTGTCGAGCGCGATCCTCTACAACCACGAGTCACCGCGCCGCCACGAGCGCTTCGTGACGCGCAAGATCACCTCGACGGTGGCCGCGATCGCCCGCGGCGACGCCGACGAGCTGGTGCTCGGCAACCTCGACGCGCGTCGCGACTGGGGCTGGGCGCCCGACTACGTCGACGCGATGGTGCGCGCCGCGCGGGCCGACGAACCGTCCGACTACGTCGTCGCGACCGGGCGCGCCCACTCCGTGCGCGAGTTCGTCGCCGCCGCCTTCGCGGCAGCCGGCGTCGCGGAGTGGGAGCACCTCGTGCGCCAGGACCAGGCGTTCTTCCGACCCGCCGACCCGACCGAGCTGGTGGGCGATGCGTCGAAGGCCCGCGAGGTCCTCGGCTGGGCGCCGACGGTCGGCTTCGAGGAGATCGTGGCGCGGATGGTCGCCGCCGACCTCACGTAG
- a CDS encoding dihydropteroate synthase, with product MITLADLAALQNDHGAAWDLPVAPVVLDGPRGRVVIGDGPLTLMGCVNLSRDSTYRESVATSPADAVRMGRIQVAQGAGVIDLGAESSNATAARVSADDQVASLVPAVKGLADEAVVSVETYEPEVVRACLDAGARILNMTGRQHEDEMLALAAEYDAAVVMCFGETANVREIADVPPDADPMPVLLDHFAPRIAHARSLGVDKVVVDPGMGFYYGNLVDPPTRARHQARVLAQVFRLRPLGVPVCNAVPHSYDIFGDEFRKAEGFYGVFAALGGTHLLRTHEVPHLRSVLRGVTELAVR from the coding sequence GTGATCACCCTGGCGGACCTGGCAGCGCTCCAGAACGACCACGGCGCGGCCTGGGACCTCCCGGTGGCACCGGTCGTCCTCGACGGTCCGCGTGGCCGCGTCGTCATCGGTGACGGTCCGCTGACCCTGATGGGCTGCGTGAACCTCTCGCGCGACTCGACCTACCGCGAGAGCGTGGCCACCAGCCCGGCCGACGCGGTCCGGATGGGCCGGATCCAGGTCGCGCAGGGCGCGGGGGTCATCGACCTTGGCGCCGAGTCCAGCAACGCCACGGCTGCGCGGGTCTCCGCCGACGACCAGGTCGCCAGCCTGGTGCCGGCGGTGAAGGGCCTGGCCGACGAGGCGGTCGTGTCGGTCGAGACCTACGAGCCCGAGGTCGTGCGCGCCTGCCTCGACGCCGGGGCCCGCATCCTCAACATGACCGGCCGCCAGCACGAGGACGAGATGCTCGCGCTCGCCGCGGAGTACGACGCCGCTGTCGTCATGTGCTTCGGCGAGACCGCCAACGTCCGCGAGATCGCCGACGTCCCGCCCGACGCCGACCCGATGCCGGTGCTGCTCGACCACTTCGCGCCGCGGATCGCGCACGCCCGCTCGCTCGGCGTCGACAAGGTCGTCGTCGACCCCGGCATGGGCTTCTACTACGGCAACCTCGTCGACCCGCCCACCCGCGCCCGCCACCAGGCCCGGGTGCTCGCCCAGGTCTTCCGCCTGCGCCCCCTCGGCGTACCCGTCTGCAACGCGGTGCCGCACTCCTACGACATCTTCGGCGACGAGTTCCGCAAGGCCGAGGGCTTCTACGGCGTCTTCGCCGCGCTCGGCGGGACGCACCTGCTGCGCACGCACGAGGTGCCGCACCTGCGCTCGGTGCTCCGGGGCGTCACCGAGCTCGCGGTGCGCTGA
- a CDS encoding acyl-CoA dehydrogenase family protein, translating into MTARRQLPTDEARDLLALTREIATKELAPRSAEAEATETFPREVFRMLGQAGLLSLPYPEEVGGGDQPYEVYLQVLEEIGSVWSSVGVGVSVHALSCFGLAEFGTEEQKARWLPDMLGGDLLGAYCLSEPHAGSDPAAMRTTARRDGDSYVLNGAKAWTTHGGHADFYKVMARTSDDRNGISCFLVPADAEGLSADPPERKMGLTGSATATMRFDDVRIDADRLLGNEGDGLRIALAGLDSGRLGIAAVAVGLAQGALDSAVAYARERETFGSRIIDHQGLAFVLADMEAAIVSARATMLHTARLKDAGLPFSREASVAKLVATDNAMKVTTDAVQVLGGYGYTRDFPVERYMREAKVMQIFEGTNQIQRMVISRSLAKDNAGAIG; encoded by the coding sequence ATGACCGCACGCCGCCAGCTGCCCACCGACGAGGCCCGCGACCTGCTCGCCCTCACGCGCGAGATCGCGACCAAGGAGCTCGCGCCGCGGTCCGCGGAGGCGGAGGCCACCGAGACGTTCCCGCGCGAGGTCTTCCGCATGCTCGGCCAGGCCGGCCTGCTGTCACTGCCCTACCCCGAGGAGGTCGGTGGCGGCGACCAGCCCTACGAGGTCTACCTCCAGGTGCTCGAGGAGATCGGATCCGTGTGGTCCTCGGTCGGCGTCGGCGTGTCCGTCCACGCGCTCTCGTGCTTCGGCCTCGCCGAGTTCGGCACCGAGGAGCAGAAGGCGCGGTGGCTGCCCGACATGCTCGGCGGCGACCTGCTCGGCGCCTACTGTCTCTCCGAGCCGCACGCGGGCTCCGACCCCGCGGCGATGCGTACGACCGCACGTCGCGACGGCGACTCCTACGTCCTGAACGGCGCGAAGGCCTGGACGACCCACGGCGGCCACGCCGACTTCTACAAGGTGATGGCGCGGACCTCCGACGACCGCAACGGCATCTCCTGCTTCCTGGTGCCGGCCGACGCCGAGGGTCTGTCCGCCGACCCGCCGGAGCGGAAGATGGGCCTGACCGGCTCGGCCACCGCGACCATGCGCTTCGACGACGTACGCATCGACGCCGACCGCCTCCTCGGCAACGAGGGTGACGGCCTGCGGATCGCGCTCGCCGGTCTCGACTCCGGCCGCCTCGGCATCGCCGCCGTGGCCGTCGGGCTCGCCCAGGGCGCCCTCGACTCCGCGGTGGCGTACGCCCGGGAGCGCGAGACGTTCGGCTCTCGGATCATCGACCACCAGGGCCTGGCCTTCGTGCTCGCGGACATGGAGGCCGCGATCGTCTCCGCCCGCGCGACGATGCTGCACACCGCGCGCCTCAAGGACGCAGGGCTGCCCTTCTCCCGCGAGGCGTCGGTCGCCAAGCTCGTCGCCACCGACAACGCCATGAAGGTCACCACCGACGCCGTGCAGGTCCTCGGGGGCTACGGCTACACCCGCGACTTCCCCGTCGAGCGCTACATGCGCGAGGCGAAGGTGATGCAGATCTTCGAGGGGACCAACCAGATCCAGCGGATGGTCATCTCCCGCTCGCTGGCGAAGGACAACGCCGGCGCCATCGGCTGA
- a CDS encoding dihydrofolate reductase family protein: MSESLELQRLSDLSDDELAAAYTPSREPWLRVNFVSTVDGAAQGSDGVSKSINNDADKRVFDALRRRADCLVVGAGTLRDEGYDVPSIPLVVVSRSADLPPTLADAPRGRILMATVASAGGLEKVREELGEEHVLVLGEDEIDLPLLKATLAERGWTEQLCEGGPSLFADLLAAEVVDELCWTIVPALTGGDAVRIATGAEVEVALRPALLLEQDGTLLGRWLVE, encoded by the coding sequence GTGAGCGAATCCCTCGAGCTGCAGCGGCTGTCCGACCTGTCCGACGACGAGCTGGCGGCGGCGTACACGCCGTCACGGGAGCCGTGGCTCCGGGTCAACTTCGTGAGCACCGTCGACGGTGCCGCGCAGGGCTCGGACGGGGTCAGCAAGAGCATCAACAACGACGCCGACAAGCGGGTCTTCGACGCGCTGCGCAGGCGGGCCGACTGCCTGGTGGTCGGCGCCGGCACGCTGCGCGACGAGGGGTACGACGTCCCGTCGATCCCGCTGGTGGTCGTGAGCCGCTCGGCCGACCTGCCGCCGACGCTGGCCGACGCCCCGCGCGGGCGGATCCTGATGGCGACGGTGGCCTCGGCCGGCGGGCTGGAGAAGGTCCGCGAGGAGCTGGGGGAGGAGCACGTGCTCGTGCTGGGCGAGGACGAGATCGACCTGCCCCTGCTGAAGGCCACGCTCGCCGAGCGGGGCTGGACCGAGCAGCTGTGCGAGGGCGGGCCGTCGTTGTTCGCCGACCTGCTCGCCGCCGAGGTCGTCGACGAGCTGTGCTGGACGATCGTGCCCGCCCTCACCGGCGGCGACGCCGTACGCATCGCCACCGGCGCGGAGGTGGAGGTCGCGCTGCGTCCCGCCCTGTTGCTGGAGCAGGACGGGACGCTGCTGGGACGCTGGCTGGTGGAGTGA
- the galE gene encoding UDP-glucose 4-epimerase GalE yields MKILVSGGAGYIGSHTVIQLVAAGHDVVIVDNFSNSHPVVLGRMESLTGTSLPTHSFDLCDHDKTEHLFAAEDFDAVIHFAGYKAVGESVEKPLDYYENNLGSTFSLVRAMQKHGVHKLVFSSSATVYGTDQAGATEDQPTFATNPYGWTKVMQEQILRDVAAADPDMRVALLRYFNPVGAHESGTIGEDPTGKPNNLMPFIAQVAVGKREKLSVFGDDYDTVDGTGVRDYIHVEDLAAGHVAALEALTTTTESVNTWNLGSGHGTSVLELLHAFERAVGRELPYEVVARRPGDVATSYADPSRANAELGWRTKKTIDEMAADAWRWQEQNPRGFAG; encoded by the coding sequence ATGAAGATCCTCGTCAGCGGAGGCGCCGGCTACATCGGCTCGCACACCGTCATCCAGCTCGTCGCCGCCGGTCACGACGTCGTCATCGTCGACAACTTCAGCAACTCGCACCCGGTGGTGCTGGGTCGGATGGAGTCCCTCACCGGCACCAGCCTGCCGACGCACTCCTTCGACCTGTGCGACCACGACAAGACCGAGCACCTCTTCGCCGCCGAGGACTTCGACGCCGTCATCCACTTCGCCGGCTACAAGGCCGTCGGCGAGAGCGTGGAGAAGCCGCTCGACTACTACGAGAACAACCTCGGCTCGACCTTCTCGCTGGTGCGGGCGATGCAGAAGCACGGCGTGCACAAGCTCGTCTTCTCCTCCAGCGCCACCGTCTACGGCACCGACCAGGCCGGCGCGACCGAGGACCAGCCGACCTTCGCGACCAACCCCTACGGCTGGACCAAGGTGATGCAGGAGCAGATCCTGCGCGACGTCGCCGCTGCGGACCCGGACATGCGCGTCGCGCTGCTGCGCTACTTCAACCCCGTCGGCGCGCACGAGTCCGGCACGATCGGCGAGGACCCCACGGGCAAGCCCAACAACCTGATGCCCTTCATCGCGCAGGTCGCGGTGGGCAAGCGCGAGAAGCTGTCGGTCTTCGGCGACGACTACGACACCGTCGACGGCACCGGCGTGCGCGACTACATCCACGTCGAGGACCTCGCGGCCGGCCACGTGGCCGCGCTCGAGGCGCTCACCACCACGACCGAGAGCGTCAACACCTGGAACCTCGGCTCCGGCCACGGCACCAGCGTGCTCGAGCTGCTGCACGCCTTCGAGCGGGCCGTGGGCCGCGAGCTGCCCTACGAGGTCGTGGCCCGTCGTCCCGGTGACGTGGCGACGTCGTACGCCGACCCGTCCAGGGCCAACGCCGAGCTGGGCTGGCGCACGAAGAAGACGATCGACGAGATGGCCGCCGACGCGTGGCGCTGGCAGGAGCAGAACCCGCGCGGGTTCGCCGGGTGA
- a CDS encoding type IV toxin-antitoxin system AbiEi family antitoxin domain-containing protein, with translation MSTSDLIDLTGVVVLRRELLDSGYTDRQIRTMVKSGELHRVRHGSYCDATLWDSLGPADRHRVLARAVLARAHPTTVLTHVSSAIEQGAPVWGHDLTKVHTTRTDGRAGRKECDRVQHAGSMPKYHVKVINGVPVSLATRCAVEMTTVSTVESALITVDGLLHAGLTTTSGVRQFAHRTRWWPNSLRTNVVLRLADGRRESAGESRTAYFFYSQGLLRPEPQVWILDERGARFARVDFAWVELGVFLEFDGRIKYELHRRPGETLEEFLLREKEREERICQLTGWVCIRITWAQLGAPQQLGARIRKILESRSRAA, from the coding sequence ATGTCCACCTCCGACCTCATCGACCTCACTGGCGTCGTCGTGCTCCGGCGCGAGCTCCTCGACTCCGGCTACACGGACCGCCAGATCCGCACGATGGTCAAGAGCGGCGAGCTGCACCGAGTGCGGCACGGCAGCTACTGCGACGCGACGCTGTGGGACTCCCTCGGCCCCGCCGACCGTCACCGCGTCCTCGCGCGTGCCGTCCTCGCACGAGCCCATCCCACCACCGTGCTCACCCACGTGTCGTCGGCGATCGAGCAGGGGGCACCGGTGTGGGGTCACGACCTCACGAAGGTCCACACCACCCGCACCGATGGCCGCGCCGGGCGCAAGGAGTGCGACCGGGTGCAGCACGCCGGCTCGATGCCGAAGTACCACGTCAAGGTGATCAACGGTGTGCCTGTCTCCCTCGCCACGCGTTGCGCCGTTGAGATGACGACCGTCTCCACCGTGGAGTCTGCGCTGATCACCGTCGACGGCCTGCTCCATGCCGGGCTGACGACGACGAGCGGCGTACGCCAGTTCGCCCACCGCACCCGATGGTGGCCCAACAGCCTGCGCACCAACGTCGTGCTGCGCCTGGCGGACGGGCGGCGGGAGTCGGCGGGTGAGTCGCGTACGGCGTACTTCTTCTACAGCCAGGGGCTGCTCAGGCCCGAGCCACAGGTCTGGATTCTCGACGAGCGCGGCGCGCGGTTCGCGCGGGTGGACTTCGCGTGGGTCGAGCTCGGGGTGTTCCTGGAGTTCGACGGCAGGATCAAGTACGAGCTCCATCGGCGGCCCGGCGAGACGCTCGAGGAGTTCCTGCTGCGGGAGAAAGAACGCGAGGAGCGCATCTGCCAGCTCACCGGCTGGGTCTGCATCCGCATCACGTGGGCCCAGCTCGGGGCGCCCCAACAGCTCGGGGCGCGGATCCGCAAGATCCTCGAGTCACGGAGCAGGGCCGCCTGA
- the gmd gene encoding GDP-mannose 4,6-dehydratase yields MPSALITGITGQDGLYLAELLLEKGYEVHGLIRGQNNPRRELVEKVVPDVRLHNGDLTDLSSLMRAMRDSQPDEVYNLGAISFVAYSWENAFVTSDVTGMGVLNMLEAVRLHAGDDPSSIRFYQASSSEMFGKVQEVPQSESTLLWPRSPYGVSKVYGHYMTINYRESYGMHASSGILFNHESPRRGPEFVTRKISQAVARIHLGQQDSMALGNLDAQRDWGYAGDYVEAMWRMLQQDEADDYVIATGETHSIRDFLDLAFAHVGIDDWTKHVTQDPRFMRPAEVELLIGDASKAKDKLGWTPTVSFPELVAMMVDSDIAAVKAGW; encoded by the coding sequence ATGCCCAGCGCTCTCATCACCGGAATCACCGGCCAGGACGGCCTCTACCTCGCCGAGCTCCTCCTCGAGAAGGGGTACGAGGTCCACGGCCTGATCCGCGGCCAGAACAACCCCCGTCGCGAGCTGGTCGAGAAGGTCGTCCCCGACGTCCGGCTCCACAACGGTGACCTGACCGACCTGTCCAGCCTGATGCGCGCGATGCGCGACTCCCAGCCCGACGAGGTCTACAACCTCGGCGCGATCTCCTTCGTCGCCTACTCGTGGGAGAACGCGTTCGTCACCAGCGACGTGACCGGCATGGGCGTGCTCAACATGCTCGAGGCCGTACGCCTCCACGCCGGCGACGACCCGTCGTCGATCCGCTTCTACCAGGCCTCGAGCTCGGAGATGTTCGGCAAGGTGCAGGAGGTGCCCCAGTCGGAGAGCACCCTGCTCTGGCCCCGCTCGCCCTACGGCGTGAGCAAGGTCTACGGCCACTACATGACCATCAACTACCGCGAGTCCTACGGCATGCACGCCTCCTCGGGCATCCTGTTCAACCACGAGTCGCCGCGCCGCGGGCCCGAGTTCGTGACCCGCAAGATCAGCCAGGCCGTCGCGCGGATCCACCTCGGACAGCAGGACTCGATGGCGCTGGGCAACCTCGACGCGCAGCGCGACTGGGGCTACGCCGGCGACTACGTCGAGGCGATGTGGCGCATGCTCCAGCAGGACGAGGCCGACGACTACGTCATCGCCACCGGCGAGACGCACTCGATCCGCGACTTCCTCGACCTCGCCTTCGCCCACGTCGGCATCGACGACTGGACCAAGCACGTCACGCAGGACCCGCGCTTCATGCGTCCCGCCGAGGTCGAGCTGCTCATCGGCGACGCCTCGAAGGCCAAGGACAAGCTCGGCTGGACGCCCACGGTGTCGTTCCCCGAGCTCGTCGCGATGATGGTCGACAGCGACATCGCGGCGGTCAAGGCGGGCTGGTGA